CCGAGACGTTCGCCACGTCCCACGTCCAGCGAAAGTCCTCACAGGAGGTGATTTCGAACGGAAGCGGCATGCCGAACGCGGTTTCGATTCTCCCCCTCGACCCCGCTCGAATCACCCGGTCGGCACAATCGACGCCGGTGACGGACGGTCCCCACGCCGGCCAGTAGGTCGTGTCGGTCAGAATTTCCCACGCCGCATCCGGGGATGCGTCGATGTCCCGCGAGACGGCGAGATGACGACGTCGGGACCGCGTTCGAAACGAACCTCGCTGTCCATACGAAACCTGTGTGCTTATCCGGGAAATCGGTACCGACTACGAGCGTTCGGTCACGAGCGCCCGTCCCCGGATATCAGTCGAACAACTGTCGAACCAGCTTTGCCCACTCTTCGTCCTCGTGTTCGTTCAGGACCACCCCGACCGATTCGTCGGAGCTTTCGGTCCCATCGCCCGACTGCCGTCTGAACCGGTCGAATCGTCGGACGAACTGTCGTCGGAATCGCTCGCGTCGGACGAGTTGTTGCCCGAATCGCCATCACCCGAACTGCTATCGTCGGAACCGCTGTCATCCGAACTGCTGTCGTCGGAACTGCTGCCGTCGGAATCGGTCGTGTCGTTCGAATCGCCGCCGGAACCTCCCGAGGACCCCGAAACGTCGCGGATCGAATACTGGTCGAGGAGATACGCCACGACGTGAAGCGTCCAGTTCACCCGCGTTTCCAGGTCCGTCTCGTACCGCGTCGTTTCCACGATGAAGCCGGGTTTGTGGAGGTCGGCGTCCACCTTGTGTATCAACAGGGGACGGGTCCCGTCGATCAGGTTCCCGCGCTTGAACCGGTAGTAGTCCTTCCGGTCGCCCAGATAGTTCTCGTTCACGTATTTCGCGGCCTTCGTCGCGTTTCCTCTCGCCCCTTTCACCGTCGTGGGGTAGATGGCCTGACCGACGCCGTCCGGGCCGACGTTCTCCTTATAAATGCCCTGTGAGCTATGGAGGTTGAACACCAAATCGGCGTCGTGGTCGGTGATGACGCCCCAGATGGCTCGCGCGAGCGGTGTCGATGGCGTCTTTCCGGGCGGGAACTGTCGGTTGAGGTTCCCCTTCTCGTTCGAGTAGGTGTCCTTCTCGATGGCGACCGGGTTCGATTTGGGAATCAAAACGAGTGTTCCCCTGTCGATGGACCACTCGCTCATCCGCTCGGCCGCTTTGTATCCTGCCGGTTCGTTGCCGTGCATCCCGCCGACAACGACCGCGGTTGGGCCGGACGACCCCGAATCGATGACGACGACTTCCGTCTCGTCGGGTGTTCCCTCACGAATCTTGTACGTATCCCTCGAACTCGCGGCTCCGAGACCGGTTGTCGAGTAGCCGAGCGCCGTGGCCGCGACCGCTGTCGTCCCCAGTTGCAGGAACGTTCGCCGACTCGTCTGCCTGTCCGAAGTATCGTTCGTTGATTTTGTCATGAAGCACCCATTCCTACACCACCATTGACATTTTGTTATAGACTCCCTGTAGGGTAAATCAGTAAGAAAAACGTTCTGAACGGTTCCCGACGCGAAGCGCAACCGGTCGTACACGCCCCCAGACTTCGCTGTACGGGAGGAGTTGGTCGGTGCTACATTTCATACTGATTGGATATCGGGAGCGTTTCGATAGTCGCATCAAGCGGGTCCTCGCCCACGAGTACGTCGCTCCTCACGTCACGGACGGAAAGCATCTATTCCGCCGAAATACGTCCCTCTCGACCGGTTATCGCCGTTCGGGATTTGATGTCCACTGACGACGTTCAGATCCAATCATCTTCATTCAGATGCAATCGTCTTCACTATCACCGCGGACGGGGCGTTTCGTCCACGAGATGCGAGCAGACGGTGTCGCACACTCATCGACCGGCGACGAAGGATGGTCGAAGACGCTCCCGACGAATCTCGGACGGAATCCCCGACAACGACGCTGAAATCGCCGTCCTCGCCGGAATACTCGTCCGTGCTGTTCCCGGGGTAGTCGTCCCGGTCCACCCCTGCGGTCGAACTCCGGCCTGCGAGTTCGACATCGAGCGACGGCCGTTCCACATAGATATGTGACTATCAACCATCCTCACTGCTACCGTTTTTCACTGCTGAAGCTTTTTCACCTTCCCGACGAGAGGGTACGTATGCGAATCACGTTTCTCGGCACGGGAAGCGCGATGCCGACCGGGAGTCGGTTTCAATCGGGCATCGTCGTCGAAGCGGACGGGCGTCGCGTCCTCGTGGACTGCGGCAGTGGCGTCATCCACCGCCTCCAGCAGTCCGGCGTCGGCTACGAAAACATCTCGACCGTCCTCCTGACTCACCACCACGTCGACCACGTTTCGGACCTCATGCCCCTCCTGAAGGCCCGGTGGCTTGCCGGGGAGGAACACCTCGAAGTCGTCGGCCCCACCGGAACGAAACGCCTCCTCGACGGGTTGCTCTCCGTACACGACTATCTCGACGGGAAAATCGACCTGCAAGTACGCGAAATCACCCCCGACGAGGAGTTCGACGTCGCGGGATTCAGCGTCGAAGGGTTCGAGACGCGCCACTCGATGGACTGTCTGGCGTACAAGTTCGAGGACGAGTTCACGTTCAGCGGCGACAGCGAGGCGTTTTCCGGGTTGGCGAACTTCGCCGACGGCAGCGCCGTCCTCGTCCACGACTGTTCGTTCCCCGACGAGGTGGACGTGTCGAACCACCCGACGCCGTCGCAACTCGGCGAGGCGCTCTCCGGGACGGACATCGGACGCGTGTATCTCACCCACCTCTACCCGCACACGGACGGCAAACACGAAGCGATGTTGAAGTCGATTGCGGCGGAGTACGACGGCGATGTCGGATTCGCGGAAGACCTGCTGTCCGTCGAAATCTAACTTTCGACCGCCGACCGCTCCGCGGTATCGTGTGATCCGACCGAAACCGATTTTTCCGGCAGCGAAAAGTTGGCGACGCCGAGCGGCATCTCGCGTCCCCGAACCGTGAACACGCGGCGCAACCGAAGTTCGCCATCCATCCACACGTCGTCGCTATCGACGCAGTGTTCGAGGCGAAGCGTTCCGCTCCCCTCGCCGCCGATTTTCTTGGCTTCGACGTTCTTCGGCAGCGTATCGAAGTGTTCGGTCCAGACGAACGAACAGACCGTCTCGCCCGCTTGCGTGTTCCCCCACCGAACGGCACCGCCGACGATGTGCGCGTCGAGCGTGCTGTCGTTGTCGAGTTCGAGTTCGACGGAAACCGACCCGTTCGACCGCTCCGCGGTTATCTCGCCGACGGAGACGTCGTTGACGAGCGGACCGAACATCTGGTCTTCGTACCGGTCGGAGAGTTTCAGGCCGACGACGGGAATCAGTCTGACGAAGTAGTAAACCGCGACGATAGCCAGTTTCCCCGCCAGATACAGAAACATCTGCGCCAAAATTCGCGGGGACGATGGTTAAGCGTTCTTGCCGGAACCCAAAAACCAGGTCGAGTTCAGTTCAGCCGATAGCGGAGAAGCGCGGCGATTCCGCCGAGGTTCGAAAGCTGTTCGCCCGGCGCGAACTCGTGGGAGAAGACGGTTACTTCGCCGCCCTTCCGCTCCACGTCCGTGATGATCTCGTTCACGTCGATTTCCCACTCGCCGCCCGCTTCGTCCTCGCCGAGCGCGCCGCGTTCCTTCCGAAGTCGCTCGTCGAGGATGAGCAGTTGCTCGACGCCCCGAAATCGGTCGCCTGTTTGACCTCCTCGATTCCGTAGGCGGCTTTTGCACCCTCGCCGATCTGTTTCATCAGTTGGTCGATGAGTTCTGCCTCCTCGGCGATTCGCGTTTCCGCCTGTACTTCGTCCACAGCGCCGCGTTTCAGCACCTCGTGGACGCCCCGGTCGCCCGACGAACTCACGTCCACCATCGATATCATCTCGGTCAGTTCGGGGTAGTTCTCCTCGATGTGGTCGTAGGCGTCCTGTTTGGTAAAGCCCGGTCCGGCGAGGATGATGGCGTCCACGTCGAGATGCGACAGCGCCGACGCCAACTGCTCGAACAGTTCGGTCCGGCCGCCCGCGTACTCGCCCTTTCCGGTCGTCCCCGAGAAGGAAGTGTACTCGTCGGCACCGTACTGGGCGACGGTGTGGATGTACGCTTCGCCCTCCTCGACGGTTGCGATGGCGATGTCCGGGTTGTCGGTGGCTTCGACGGCGTCGTCGAGGCGGTCCAACTGGTCGCGTTTCCACTCCTTGACGATGGTGAGTTTCTCCCGTTCCTCGACGTTGAGCGTGTGGTGGAGGCCTAACTGGTCCTCCCGCGAGCAGTCGGTGATGACCCCGCCGACGCGAACGCGGTTGGCGAAGCGGTGGAACTCCACGTCCTCCACCTTCAGCGTGATGTGCATGTGTTCGCGCTCGCCGCCCGTATCCCGCATCTGGTCGTCGGCGCGCTGGATGCGGCGGGTCGTATCGCCCGCCACTTCGTCGCCCGGTTCGAGGAGATACGTCAGATGCCAGAGGTCGTCCAGACTCTCGGGAACGAGCGTGATCCGCTCGCGGTTCCCGTCGAGGGACGTTCGGTCGTGTATCTGCATGGGTAGGAGTGTGTTTTCCGGCGGTAAGTGCCCTGCTATTCGGGCGTTCGTTCGTCGTCGAAATTATCAGATAGGATTAAAGCCCTGCCATCTGATATCCGACCACGATGCTCGAAGAAGCGATAGGATACCCGACGAAGGGAGACAGCGGAATTGCACGGATCATCATTGGCGGAACGTTGGCGTTCTTCTCCTTCCTCCTCATTCCCGGCATCTTCGTCGGGGGATACATGATGCAGGTGTTGGCGGCGACGTCGCGAGACGAGGAACTACCGCCCGACTTCACGGATTGGGGGGTGATGTTCGTGGACGGACTCAAAGGATTCGTCGTCGGGTTCGTGTACGCGCTCGTTCCCATCATCATCATGATCGTGATGTTCGCCCTCATCGGTCTCGGTAACTCGGGCGATTCTACCGGGGTGCTTAGCGGCATCGGTGTGCTCGGCCTCCTCGTCACCTTCGTTCTCGCGTTCGCGGTTCAGTATCTCCTCCCCGCTGCGTTAACGAACCTCGCCCGAACGGGGAACGTCGGCGCGGCGTTCGATTTCGAAACCCTCGGCCCGGTACTGAAGAGCACGGAGTACATCACCGCCGTCGTGCTGACGCTGCTCGTGGCAATCGCTGGAGGCATGTTCTTCGGGGTCTTCGTCGCGGTCACGCTCGGATTCGGAGTCATACTGGCCCCGTTCTTCTACTTCTGGCTCTATCTCGCTGGGTGCTACATGTTCGGAACGGCGTTCGGTAAAGAGGTCACTCCCCGACAGGAATCGACCGACCGGGCCGCGACGTCGATGGATTGATCGGCTAAAAACAATCAGATCGGATAAATAGCGGAGAATTAGACCGCCGGTCGTCCCTCTTCGACTTCCGGTCCCTCGCGCAGTCGGTGTTCGTCGGCTTCCGCGTAGGCGGTGCCGTAGATGAACGCCACCATCACGTGGGCGTAGAAGGCGACGAACGCGCCGACCACCCATCCGACGATCGGAACCGCGGCGATGGCGCTCACGACGACACCGGCGACGACCACGACGGCCAGCGCGATGAGCCATCCCGTGGCGTAGTCGCGGTCACGGAGGATGGGCAGGTACGATTCGTACTCGAACGCCGACCCCATCGTGTTCTTCTCGGCGAATCGGACGAGCGCGGCGGGCAGCGTGTACCACACGGCGATTCCGGCCAGGAACGTCAACACGCTTCCGACGACCGCCACGAATCCCCCCACGAACGTGGAGTTGTTCGCGAGCGCCGCACCGCCGCCGATGAAGACGAAGGCGATCACCGTCGGGACGAGGAGATAGATGAACGTGATGACCAGCGCCTTCAGTCCATCCACGAACAATTCCGTCCATTCGTCGAACATCGGTGCCTCCGTGTCGCCCTCCGAAACCTCACGGAGGACGCGGATCATGTACCCCTCCAGCACGATGGCCGGGATGATCAGGAAGCTAAAGATGACGAGTAGCCCCCCGACGAGCACTTTCGTCACCGCGTCGTCACTGTCTTTCAGATACTGAACGCTTTCGTTGAACATTGTTTTCCCCCTCGGGTCGAGCCCCCCGGCTCACCCGATACAGGGCCCTAGACGCCGTATGAGAGCTTAATCGTTTGCTCTGAAAAGAGGACATGTCCGCACCGTTCGAACGACCAGTCCGGACCGTTGGAACGATCACCGATCCGATTTCCCGGGAGCAGAACTACGGACGATGAAACCGTGGTATCGTGACATGGTCCCCGAGTCCCGAACCGTGAAGCGGACGATTCCGTGGATCGTTCCGAGTACGCTCGTCGCCGTCCTCGCCGTTATCGTCGGTCGGCGTCGGTTCGACCACGAAATCCAACGCCATCTCGACGAGTTACGCTCGGATGCGAACGCCCCCGAGCGGCGGGTGTTCACCGAAGCGGACATCGACGGACTTCCGGACCCTGTCAGGCGGTACTTCGAATCGGTGCTCGCGGAGGGACAACCGTACGTCAGGACGGTTCGTCTCGACCAACGCGGTCAGTTTCGCCTCGGCGGGAGGGATGCACAGTGGCGGCCGCTCGACGCGACACAGCACTTCTCGGTCCGTCCGCCCGCGTTCGTCTGGGACGCAGAGATCGGGGTGCTTCCGCTACTTTCGGTCCACGTTCTGGATCTGTACAAACGCCGTCAGGGGTTCTTGCGCGCTCGACTCCTCTCCGCGATTCCCGTCGCCAGCGCCGGTCCGAGTCCCGAGATGAACGCGGGCGAGTTGGTCCGCTATCTCGCCGAGGCCGTCTGGTTCCCGACTGCACTGTTGCCCGCGAGCGGGGTCGAGTGGGAGGCAGTCGACGAACGCTCCGCGAGGGCGACGCTCGAACACGACGGCGTATCGGCGTCGCTGGTCTTTCATTTCAACGAGCGGGGCGAAGTGGAACGCGTCACGACCGAGCGCTATCGACAGGAGGACGATTCGTTCGTCCCGTGGACCGGACGGTTCTCCGACTACGAGGTCCGGAACGGCCTCCGTATTCCGACCGACGCAACCGTCGAGTGGAACCTGTCCGAGGAGGACCTGCGCTACTGGCGAGCCAGCATCGAACGGATCGAACATCACACGGAACCGATGGTGTGAGAGCCAGCATCGATGGACGGACATCGAATTCTTAAAATAAAACTCATTTCAAAGTAGAATAACAATGTATTCTGCCCGGAGGATGTTTATCGGCTCTTTAGTGGGAGTGATCGGTGCAGTGGCTGGTTGCAACGCACTCTCGGACTCCGACGACGAAACGAGCAGCACGACAAAATCGCACAGCAGCACGGCGAAATCATCACACGATACCATCCCGATTTACGCAGTCAACAACACCGACGAGGAACAAACACTCTCAATCACCATTTCCGGGGGTAAGGAAGTCGTATCAAAGAGTTTCACCCTCGAAGCAGGAGAACGAAAACGGATTTCCTCGGTCAGTAGTTCCAACCAGCCAATCACGGCCGAAACCCGGAGCGGCCTGAAAAACAGCAAGCCTGCAAAACCCGGTGCACTGTCCGTGACCATCCACATCCGAACCGATTCAATCGACATTCGGTCAAACGTTTTCGAACAAAAACTGAATCAGTCTCTCATCCGACTGCCGCCCGCCGGGAGGAACTCCTGAATCAGGTCCGGACTCGCCACCTTGCGGACGAACGACGTGTCCTCGAACCGCTCGCGGAACTCCCGGTAGAGTCGCTTCGCCGCATCGTTTTGGGCGTACTGGCCCGGTTCGACCTCGATGACTGTCTCGGCCTGCTTTTCGATGGCCGACGGCGGGCCGCCGATGACGCGGGTGTTCGGTTCGACGGTGATGCCGACCGCCACGCCGACCTCGGTGTCGTCGAAGTACGTCCGGTCGCCGCGAATCGTGAACGCGCCCTTTTCGAGGTATTCGCCGCTCTCGGGCGTCTTCGACACCTGGTCGGGGTTGACCATGTAGGCCTCTCCGGCAAAGCGGCCGTCCTTCCAAACGGACGAGTAGGAGACTGCGAACTGGGCGGCCTCCCGTTTGCTCTCCTCCGGAACGTCGACGTCCTTCGACGGCTCGCTCGGGTCGGACGTTTTCAGGATGGTGATGGGACCGCCGTGTGCCTGCGAGTGGAAGAACAGGTCGTTTCGGTCCATGTACTTCTTGACGAGTTCCTCGTTCTCGTCGGCGTTGCGTCCGCCGAGGACGAGAAACCCGTCCGAAGTGCGGAACCAGCGGAACCGCTCGTACCACTGCTCCTGCTTTCGGACCGGAATCGACGCCCGCGAGAGCCAGTCGATGTTCTCCGGTTCCGTCCGCTCCTCTTCAGGTTCGGCCTCCCACTCCTCGGCGCGCTGTTTGACCTCCTCCAACTCCTCTCGGGTGTCCTCGATGGCGGCCAACGCACCCTCCTTTTTGGACTCGATTCGCTTGGCCTCCTGATAGAGGCGGTTGGCGTTCTTCTCGACGCCGTCGTCCGGGAACAGCGTGATGTCGGTGTCGTCGATTCGAACCGTGACGGTTCCCTCGCTCGGGTCGATTCCCTGCACGGCCTCGGCCTGTTCGATGCCGCGCTCGGCACCTTCCTCGAACCGCGCTTCGATGTCGGCCCACGGCGTGTCCTCGGCGCGGGCGCTCCGCACCGTCGAGAGGATTTCGTCCACGAAACCGTAGTTGGCGTACAGCAGTTCGGCCTTCTCGCGCTCGGCGTCCGCCTGCTGTTCGAAGCCCTCGATAGCGCCCTCCTGTTGGTCGATGATGCGCTGTTGTTTCTCGATCTGGGCTTGGAAATCCGGTTTCTGTGGTTCGCCCGCGTCCTCGTTCTCGGAGAGGTCGAGGTTGGTGAAGTAGTCGTCGACGGCCGCGTTGAACGAGTCGAACGCCTCCGAGTCCTTGTCCTCGTACTCTTCGAGCGGGAACGGCGTCACGTCGGTACGCACGTCGTCCTCGTAGTAGACGCGGGGGTCGAAGTCGCCGGTCTCCAGCGGTTCTTTGACTCGTTCGATAGCGGCGAAGACGCGTTCGTACTCCTCCTCCGTCGCGTCCGCGATGTCCTTCGCCTTCTCGACACCCGCACGGGTGCAGACTTCCTCGGCGTACAGGCCGCCGAAGTTGAGTTGCGTCGCCAGCGTCCGAACGATGTCGGTGTCCGAGTCGTTCATCCGGTACTCGAACTCCTCGTAGTCGATGTCGAGCGGGTTCACCCGCGAACTGGGGAACTCGTACTGTGACCCCGGCGCGACGGTACGGGATTTGAGCCGTACGGTGTCGAGACAGTCGATGACCTCGTTGTTCTCGTCCAGCACCGCGACGTTGCCCTGTCCGAACAGTTCCGCGACGATGGTCGTGTCGCCGTCCTCGCGTTTGAAGTGGAACTGGAGGATGCGGTCGAACTCGAACTGTTCGACGCCCGCGAAATCCGCCCCTGAAAGGCGGTTTCGCAGCATCATGGCGAAGTTCGGCGGCCTGCCCGGCGCGGGCGGGACGTGTTCCGGTGCGACTGTGTGGGCGCGTTTTATCTCGCCCACTTCCACGAGCAGTTCGAGGCGACCGCGGTCGAAATCGCGCATCTTCAGGCGCAACAGGTCGTCGCCGTAGAGATACGCTTTATCGACCTTCGCACCCTCGAAGGAGTTCAACTCCCGCGAGACCGCGGCGAGGTCGATGCTCGAAAGCTCCCGCTTTCTGTCCATGCCCGTGGATTTCTCGGGCGGCAGGAAAGGCGTGTCGTTCGACGTTACGGCGGCGAGACGATTCGTCGGGCAATCGAACCAACGAGATACGCAGGCACGCCGAGGACCAGCGCCGCTGCGACGCCGGTTTCGATGCCCCACGCGAGCGACGAACTCGGATACACGAGGTCGAACGCGGCGAGGGGAACGAAAAATCCGACCGTCGGTGCCGCCGCGAGAACGAGACTCACGAGCAAACCGTCGTTCCAGTAGACGGCCACAAGCGGGGGAACGACCGCCAGC
The genomic region above belongs to Haladaptatus sp. R4 and contains:
- a CDS encoding SRPBCC family protein; this encodes MSRISTQVSYGQRGSFRTRSRRRHLAVSRDIDASPDAAWEILTDTTYWPAWGPSVTGVDCADRVIRAGSRGRIETAFGMPLPFEITSCEDFRWTWDVANVSATGHRVEALDGGCCVVFEVPILATAYAPICQRALGEIERLAEG
- a CDS encoding succinylglutamate desuccinylase/aspartoacylase family protein, with protein sequence MTKSTNDTSDRQTSRRTFLQLGTTAVAATALGYSTTGLGAASSRDTYKIREGTPDETEVVVIDSGSSGPTAVVVGGMHGNEPAGYKAAERMSEWSIDRGTLVLIPKSNPVAIEKDTYSNEKGNLNRQFPPGKTPSTPLARAIWGVITDHDADLVFNLHSSQGIYKENVGPDGVGQAIYPTTVKGARGNATKAAKYVNENYLGDRKDYYRFKRGNLIDGTRPLLIHKVDADLHKPGFIVETTRYETDLETRVNWTLHVVAYLLDQYSIRDVSGSSGGSGGDSNDTTDSDGSSSDDSSSDDSGSDDSSSGDGDSGNNSSDASDSDDSSSDDSTGSDGSRAMGPKAPTNRSGWS
- a CDS encoding MBL fold metallo-hydrolase is translated as MRITFLGTGSAMPTGSRFQSGIVVEADGRRVLVDCGSGVIHRLQQSGVGYENISTVLLTHHHVDHVSDLMPLLKARWLAGEEHLEVVGPTGTKRLLDGLLSVHDYLDGKIDLQVREITPDEEFDVAGFSVEGFETRHSMDCLAYKFEDEFTFSGDSEAFSGLANFADGSAVLVHDCSFPDEVDVSNHPTPSQLGEALSGTDIGRVYLTHLYPHTDGKHEAMLKSIAAEYDGDVGFAEDLLSVEI
- a CDS encoding DUF4013 domain-containing protein, producing the protein MLEEAIGYPTKGDSGIARIIIGGTLAFFSFLLIPGIFVGGYMMQVLAATSRDEELPPDFTDWGVMFVDGLKGFVVGFVYALVPIIIMIVMFALIGLGNSGDSTGVLSGIGVLGLLVTFVLAFAVQYLLPAALTNLARTGNVGAAFDFETLGPVLKSTEYITAVVLTLLVAIAGGMFFGVFVAVTLGFGVILAPFFYFWLYLAGCYMFGTAFGKEVTPRQESTDRAATSMD
- a CDS encoding DUF4013 domain-containing protein, producing MFNESVQYLKDSDDAVTKVLVGGLLVIFSFLIIPAIVLEGYMIRVLREVSEGDTEAPMFDEWTELFVDGLKALVITFIYLLVPTVIAFVFIGGGAALANNSTFVGGFVAVVGSVLTFLAGIAVWYTLPAALVRFAEKNTMGSAFEYESYLPILRDRDYATGWLIALAVVVVAGVVVSAIAAVPIVGWVVGAFVAFYAHVMVAFIYGTAYAEADEHRLREGPEVEEGRPAV
- a CDS encoding DUF6544 family protein → MVPESRTVKRTIPWIVPSTLVAVLAVIVGRRRFDHEIQRHLDELRSDANAPERRVFTEADIDGLPDPVRRYFESVLAEGQPYVRTVRLDQRGQFRLGGRDAQWRPLDATQHFSVRPPAFVWDAEIGVLPLLSVHVLDLYKRRQGFLRARLLSAIPVASAGPSPEMNAGELVRYLAEAVWFPTALLPASGVEWEAVDERSARATLEHDGVSASLVFHFNERGEVERVTTERYRQEDDSFVPWTGRFSDYEVRNGLRIPTDATVEWNLSEEDLRYWRASIERIEHHTEPMV
- the rqcH gene encoding ribosome rescue protein RqcH, which encodes MDRKRELSSIDLAAVSRELNSFEGAKVDKAYLYGDDLLRLKMRDFDRGRLELLVEVGEIKRAHTVAPEHVPPAPGRPPNFAMMLRNRLSGADFAGVEQFEFDRILQFHFKREDGDTTIVAELFGQGNVAVLDENNEVIDCLDTVRLKSRTVAPGSQYEFPSSRVNPLDIDYEEFEYRMNDSDTDIVRTLATQLNFGGLYAEEVCTRAGVEKAKDIADATEEEYERVFAAIERVKEPLETGDFDPRVYYEDDVRTDVTPFPLEEYEDKDSEAFDSFNAAVDDYFTNLDLSENEDAGEPQKPDFQAQIEKQQRIIDQQEGAIEGFEQQADAEREKAELLYANYGFVDEILSTVRSARAEDTPWADIEARFEEGAERGIEQAEAVQGIDPSEGTVTVRIDDTDITLFPDDGVEKNANRLYQEAKRIESKKEGALAAIEDTREELEEVKQRAEEWEAEPEEERTEPENIDWLSRASIPVRKQEQWYERFRWFRTSDGFLVLGGRNADENEELVKKYMDRNDLFFHSQAHGGPITILKTSDPSEPSKDVDVPEESKREAAQFAVSYSSVWKDGRFAGEAYMVNPDQVSKTPESGEYLEKGAFTIRGDRTYFDDTEVGVAVGITVEPNTRVIGGPPSAIEKQAETVIEVEPGQYAQNDAAKRLYREFRERFEDTSFVRKVASPDLIQEFLPAGGSRMRD